A region from the Sphingopyxis lindanitolerans genome encodes:
- a CDS encoding DUF6456 domain-containing protein, with amino-acid sequence MTARRFETRLHPDDRLDPGKAGPQVMRHVTVNVAESPIAWLAARGMLTAAQLAAGERLRADYERAGLSARLTMRWDAAPPAKSRGGARAADAWLARIDAHRRFHAAIDHAGPGLADICWRVICAGEGIGGAEKALGWPARSGKLVLGLALDRLARFYGTG; translated from the coding sequence ATGACCGCACGCCGCTTCGAAACTCGCCTCCACCCCGACGACCGGCTCGATCCCGGCAAGGCGGGGCCGCAGGTCATGCGGCATGTCACGGTCAATGTCGCCGAAAGTCCGATCGCGTGGCTCGCGGCGCGCGGGATGCTGACCGCGGCGCAGCTTGCGGCGGGCGAGCGGCTGCGCGCCGATTATGAACGCGCGGGCCTGTCGGCGCGCCTGACGATGCGCTGGGACGCCGCACCCCCGGCCAAGAGCCGCGGCGGCGCGCGCGCGGCCGACGCCTGGCTGGCGCGCATCGACGCGCACCGGCGCTTTCATGCCGCGATCGATCACGCCGGGCCGGGGCTCGCCGACATCTGCTGGCGCGTGATCTGCGCGGGCGAGGGGATCGGCGGCGCCGAGAAGGCGCTGGGCTGGCCCGCGCGATCGGGCAAGCTGGTGCTGGGGCTGGCGCTCGACCGGCTGGCGCGTTTTTACGGGACGGGGTGA
- a CDS encoding helix-turn-helix domain-containing protein: protein MINSIRAVRRAKGLTLEEVGQRCDPPTTAQTIGRLETGTRTLSLGWMNRIAKALGVEAAELVQLPQDTQLTITALLGAEGAQAPTRVEQALTARPGEDMAAVRVTSSIGDYRAGDEIWCRRIAGDWASALNRDLLVPRPAGRFFFARLLNVDGEKLHLLPLGTGQRQQVVSNPPWAAVAVRLIRTL from the coding sequence ATGATCAACAGCATCCGCGCCGTCCGCCGCGCCAAGGGCCTGACGCTCGAAGAGGTGGGGCAGCGCTGCGACCCGCCGACCACCGCGCAGACGATCGGCCGCCTCGAAACCGGCACGCGGACGCTGTCGCTCGGCTGGATGAACCGCATCGCCAAGGCGCTCGGGGTCGAGGCCGCCGAACTGGTCCAGCTTCCGCAGGATACGCAACTCACGATCACCGCGCTGCTCGGCGCCGAAGGCGCGCAAGCACCGACCCGCGTCGAACAGGCGCTCACCGCGCGTCCGGGCGAGGATATGGCCGCAGTGCGCGTCACCTCGTCGATCGGCGATTATCGCGCGGGCGACGAAATCTGGTGCCGCCGCATCGCCGGCGATTGGGCCAGCGCGCTCAACCGCGACCTGCTCGTCCCGCGCCCCGCCGGCCGCTTCTTCTTCGCGCGGCTGCTCAACGTCGATGGCGAAAAGCTCCACTTGCTCCCGCTCGGCACCGGCCAGCGCCAGCAGGTCGTGAGCAATCCGCCCTGGGCAGCGGTCGCGGTGCGGCTGATCCGAACGCTCTAG
- a CDS encoding glycosyltransferase, whose product MNSPLRILSIATLFPDAVRPTFGLFVEKSLRALAAQPGINLTIVAPVGVPPFPLSLHPRYRALRALPETESWDGLTVHRPRFALVPRYGARFNPGQVARAVLSAVRGQTFDVVDAEFFYPDGPAAMRVADALGLPFSVKARGADISHFGHDPATRAAVLKAADRAAGLLAVSAAMRRDMAAIGIDAGKVAVHYTGIDTGRFHPGDRAAARAALGMGDGPVIATVGALIPRKGQALVIEALPALPGVHYWLAGAGEEDGRYHALAQRHGVADRVHLMGPVANADLPLLYRAADALVMPSVSEGLANAWVEALACGTPIVISEAGGAAELVTSATAGRIVQRTPHAIAAAVQGILAAPPSPAAVAASLNGRFDWDRNGRELADHLRRCAGH is encoded by the coding sequence ATGAATTCGCCGCTCCGCATCCTATCCATCGCCACCCTGTTCCCCGACGCGGTGCGGCCGACCTTTGGCCTGTTCGTCGAAAAGAGCCTGCGCGCGCTGGCCGCGCAGCCGGGCATCAATCTCACCATCGTCGCGCCGGTCGGGGTGCCGCCCTTTCCGCTCTCGCTGCACCCTCGCTACCGCGCGCTCCGCGCCCTGCCGGAAACCGAGTCGTGGGACGGCCTCACCGTCCACCGCCCGCGCTTCGCGCTGGTGCCGCGCTACGGCGCGCGCTTCAATCCGGGGCAAGTCGCGCGCGCCGTGCTGTCGGCGGTGCGCGGGCAGACATTCGATGTCGTCGATGCCGAATTCTTCTACCCCGACGGCCCCGCCGCGATGCGCGTCGCCGATGCGCTCGGCCTGCCCTTTTCGGTCAAGGCGCGCGGCGCCGACATCAGCCATTTCGGGCACGACCCGGCGACGCGGGCCGCGGTGCTGAAGGCCGCCGATCGCGCCGCGGGCCTGCTCGCGGTCTCCGCCGCGATGCGCCGCGACATGGCGGCGATCGGCATCGATGCGGGCAAGGTGGCGGTGCATTATACCGGGATCGACACCGGCCGCTTTCACCCCGGCGACCGCGCCGCCGCGCGCGCCGCGCTCGGCATGGGCGACGGCCCGGTCATCGCCACCGTCGGCGCCCTCATTCCGCGCAAGGGCCAGGCGCTGGTGATCGAGGCGCTGCCCGCGCTTCCCGGCGTCCATTACTGGCTCGCGGGGGCGGGCGAAGAGGACGGCCGCTATCACGCCCTGGCGCAGCGGCACGGCGTCGCCGATCGCGTCCACCTGATGGGTCCGGTCGCCAACGCCGACCTGCCGCTCCTCTATCGCGCCGCCGACGCGCTCGTCATGCCGTCGGTCAGCGAAGGCCTTGCCAACGCCTGGGTCGAAGCGCTCGCCTGCGGAACGCCGATCGTGATCAGCGAGGCGGGTGGCGCCGCCGAACTCGTTACGTCAGCGACCGCGGGCCGCATCGTCCAACGCACGCCGCACGCGATCGCAGCGGCGGTGCAGGGCATCCTCGCCGCGCCGCCATCACCAGCGGCCGTCGCCGCCAGCCTGAACGGCCGTTTCGACTGGGACCGCAACGGCCGCGAACTGGCCGACCATCTCCGCCGCTGTGCGGGCCATTAA
- the secF gene encoding protein translocase subunit SecF, with translation MRLLKLVPEDTNIDFLRWRKIASAASFILVVVSIALVAVKGLNLGVDFVGGQSVRVEFPQTMPKIDEIRDKVGDIGLGEATIQQFGSDKAVAIRTGLPEGDKAAADRAGKQLVDGIHKAFPTAHTGSVETVSGKVSGELIRTGALSLVLAMIGISIYIWIRFEWQFGVGALGRLFHEVALTFGLFAVTQLQFDLNSIAALLTIVGYSLNDTIVVYDRVRENLKKYRKMEIVPLLNLSINETLSRTVMTSVSVMLALGMLLLFGPDVIFGFTAAMLFGVFVGTYSSILMSTPVLVWLKVGPQSFVPRTSAATEGAERVTRKDDGAVV, from the coding sequence ATGCGTCTGCTGAAACTCGTCCCTGAGGACACGAATATCGATTTTCTGCGGTGGCGGAAAATCGCGTCGGCCGCGAGCTTCATCCTCGTGGTCGTATCGATCGCGCTGGTCGCGGTGAAGGGCCTCAATCTGGGCGTCGATTTCGTCGGCGGCCAGTCGGTCCGCGTCGAATTCCCGCAGACGATGCCCAAGATCGACGAGATTCGCGACAAGGTCGGCGATATCGGCCTTGGCGAAGCGACGATCCAGCAATTCGGCTCCGACAAGGCGGTGGCGATCCGCACCGGGCTTCCCGAGGGCGACAAGGCGGCGGCCGACCGCGCGGGCAAGCAGCTCGTCGACGGCATCCACAAGGCCTTTCCGACCGCCCACACCGGGTCGGTCGAGACCGTGTCGGGCAAGGTGTCGGGCGAGCTGATCCGCACCGGCGCGCTCAGCCTCGTGCTCGCGATGATCGGCATCTCGATCTATATCTGGATCCGCTTCGAATGGCAGTTCGGGGTCGGTGCGCTGGGGCGCCTGTTCCACGAAGTCGCGCTGACCTTTGGCCTGTTCGCGGTGACGCAGCTCCAGTTCGACCTCAACAGCATCGCGGCGTTGCTGACGATCGTCGGCTATTCGCTGAACGACACGATCGTCGTCTATGACCGCGTGCGCGAAAATCTGAAGAAATATCGGAAGATGGAGATCGTCCCGCTGCTCAATCTCAGCATCAACGAAACGCTGTCGCGCACCGTCATGACCAGCGTGTCGGTGATGCTGGCGCTTGGCATGCTGCTGCTCTTCGGCCCCGACGTGATCTTTGGCTTCACCGCGGCGATGCTGTTCGGCGTCTTCGTCGGCACCTATTCGTCGATCCTGATGTCGACCCCGGTGCTCGTCTGGCTGAAGGTCGGCCCGCAAAGCTTCGTGCCGCGCACCAGCGCCGCGACCGAGGGCGCCGAGCGCGTGACCCGCAAGGACGACGGCGCGGTCGTGTGA
- the secD gene encoding protein translocase subunit SecD, which translates to MLDFPRWKTIGISLILLFGIVFSIPSFLPEKTFDRLPSFAQVKVNLGLDLAGGSHLLLEADVGDLQKTQLANMEKTVRAAMRGERGADDDIAIGELSTAGDKISFLVRDQKQLDEARDRLFKETRGAAMTGQRDWQIDVIDTTRLVLTPTAAGQKQAVANAMDTARDIIDKRVNALGTREPTIIRQGDDRIVVQVPGLQDPQQLKDLIGKTARLEFRMVDTNADPNEAAAGRVPVGSEIVPYAEGAGAGQSFEVLRRQVMISGEQLLDAKQGYDGQSGQPVVNIRFDSGGSATFAKVTAQSVGKRFAMVLDGRVLSAPSINEPILGGSAQISGSFSVASANNLAISLRSGALPVKMTVVEERTVTPELGADSIRKGAIAGIIATVSVLVLMLIVYGRFGVYACIALFFNLFLIIAIMAGFNATLTLPGIAGFVLTIGAAVDANVLINERIREELKRGRRVFQAVELGYSEASRAIFDANVTNVIAAALMFWFGTGPIKGFAVVLTIGIATSVFTAVTVTRLFAARWLHAKRPTTITI; encoded by the coding sequence ATGCTCGATTTCCCGCGCTGGAAGACCATCGGCATCAGCCTGATCCTGCTGTTCGGCATCGTCTTTTCCATTCCCAGCTTCCTGCCCGAAAAAACCTTCGACCGCCTGCCGTCCTTCGCGCAGGTGAAGGTCAATCTGGGCCTCGACCTGGCGGGCGGCAGCCATCTGCTGCTCGAGGCCGACGTCGGCGATCTTCAAAAGACCCAGCTCGCCAACATGGAAAAGACCGTGCGCGCGGCGATGCGCGGCGAGCGCGGGGCCGACGACGACATCGCGATCGGCGAACTGTCGACCGCGGGCGACAAGATCAGCTTTCTTGTCCGCGACCAGAAGCAGCTCGACGAAGCGCGCGACCGGCTGTTCAAGGAGACGCGCGGCGCGGCCATGACCGGCCAGCGCGACTGGCAGATCGACGTTATCGATACGACGCGCCTGGTGCTGACGCCGACCGCGGCGGGGCAGAAGCAGGCGGTCGCCAATGCGATGGATACCGCGCGCGACATCATCGACAAGCGCGTCAACGCGCTCGGCACGCGCGAGCCGACGATCATCCGCCAGGGCGACGACCGGATCGTCGTCCAGGTGCCGGGCCTTCAGGACCCGCAGCAATTGAAGGATCTGATCGGCAAGACCGCGCGGCTCGAATTCCGCATGGTCGACACCAATGCCGACCCCAATGAAGCGGCGGCGGGCCGCGTGCCGGTGGGGAGCGAGATCGTCCCCTATGCCGAGGGCGCGGGTGCCGGACAGAGCTTTGAGGTGCTGCGCCGTCAGGTCATGATCAGCGGCGAACAGCTGCTCGACGCCAAGCAGGGCTATGACGGCCAGTCGGGCCAGCCGGTCGTCAACATCCGTTTCGATTCGGGCGGTTCGGCGACTTTCGCCAAGGTGACGGCGCAGAGTGTCGGCAAGCGGTTCGCGATGGTGCTCGATGGCCGGGTGCTGTCGGCACCGTCGATCAACGAGCCGATCCTGGGCGGCAGCGCCCAGATTTCGGGCAGCTTCTCGGTCGCGAGTGCGAACAACCTTGCCATCTCGCTGCGCTCGGGCGCGTTGCCGGTCAAGATGACGGTGGTCGAAGAGCGGACGGTGACCCCCGAACTCGGCGCCGATTCGATTCGCAAGGGCGCGATCGCGGGGATCATCGCGACGGTCTCGGTGCTCGTGCTGATGCTGATCGTCTATGGCCGTTTCGGCGTCTATGCGTGCATCGCGCTCTTCTTCAACCTCTTCCTGATCATCGCGATCATGGCGGGGTTCAACGCGACGCTGACCTTGCCGGGCATTGCCGGTTTCGTGCTGACGATCGGCGCCGCGGTCGACGCCAACGTGCTGATCAACGAACGCATACGCGAGGAATTGAAGCGCGGGCGACGGGTGTTCCAGGCCGTCGAGCTTGGCTATTCGGAGGCGAGCCGCGCGATCTTCGACGCGAACGTCACCAACGTCATCGCCGCGGCGCTGATGTTCTGGTTCGGCACCGGCCCGATCAAGGGCTTTGCCGTGGTGCTGACCATCGGCATCGCCACCAGCGTCTTTACCGCCGTTACCGTCACGCGCCTGTTTGCCGCCCGCTGGCTGCACGCCAAGCGTCCGACGACCATCACCATTTAA
- the yajC gene encoding preprotein translocase subunit YajC, whose translation MSTNLLLTQAAGSAGGVAGFIMLVPYLLIFVVFWFFLIRPQQVRMKEHRAKVAAVKPRDQVVTGGGIVGKVTRVDDDFADIEIAQGVKIKVVKSTISDVLQPGAKPAND comes from the coding sequence ATGTCGACCAATCTGCTTCTGACCCAGGCGGCTGGCTCCGCGGGCGGAGTTGCCGGTTTCATCATGCTGGTGCCCTATCTGCTGATCTTCGTCGTTTTCTGGTTCTTCCTGATCCGCCCGCAGCAGGTGCGGATGAAGGAACATCGCGCCAAGGTCGCGGCGGTGAAGCCGCGCGACCAGGTGGTGACCGGCGGCGGCATCGTCGGCAAGGTGACGCGCGTCGATGATGATTTCGCCGACATCGAGATCGCGCAGGGCGTGAAGATCAAGGTGGTGAAGTCGACCATCTCCGACGTCCTGCAGCCCGGCGCGAAACCCGCGAACGACTGA
- a CDS encoding EF-hand domain-containing protein: MKTWTMIAAAFGVAMPVAASAQPPHDGGRMFAMMDGNGDGKLDKAEITKMAQMRAERQGDPSLASPERIDAFFKHLDANGDGFIDKGEMESMRKARAAPPPQDDPQDAPDDAS, from the coding sequence ATGAAGACATGGACGATGATCGCCGCCGCGTTCGGGGTGGCGATGCCCGTCGCCGCGAGCGCGCAGCCGCCGCACGACGGCGGCCGCATGTTCGCGATGATGGACGGCAATGGCGACGGCAAGCTCGACAAGGCCGAGATTACCAAAATGGCCCAGATGCGCGCCGAGCGGCAGGGCGATCCGTCGCTGGCCTCGCCCGAAAGGATCGATGCCTTCTTCAAGCATCTCGACGCCAATGGCGACGGCTTCATCGACAAGGGCGAAATGGAATCGATGCGCAAGGCCCGCGCCGCCCCGCCGCCGCAGGACGACCCGCAAGACGCGCCCGACGACGCGAGCTGA
- a CDS encoding NADPH:quinone oxidoreductase family protein, which produces MRALQVRDLLPDHAGAMLVELAVPEPGPGEVRVRVRAAAVNFPDLLMTRGAYQLKPDLPFVSGLEFSGEVDAVGEGVTGWRAGDAVVGGNRFGAMAEYAVVPAAALRAKPAALGWDEAAAYPVAYLTAYVALVRCARIEPGETLLVHGAAGGVGLAAVDLGRALGARVIAAASSAAKRDAVASAYAPDAVIAAEPGFREEVKALTGGQGADVIFDPVGGDIFDESTRCIAFGGRLLVIGFASGRIPEVSVNRPLIKGFSVVGVRAGEYGRRFPARGAENVAAIDALAAAGRIRPHVHAALDLADWRRGFAMLERREVVGKVVLRP; this is translated from the coding sequence ATGCGGGCTTTGCAGGTGCGCGACCTTTTGCCCGATCATGCGGGCGCGATGCTGGTCGAACTGGCGGTGCCCGAGCCGGGGCCGGGCGAGGTGCGGGTGCGGGTGCGCGCCGCCGCGGTGAATTTCCCCGACCTGTTGATGACGCGCGGCGCCTATCAGTTGAAGCCCGACCTGCCCTTCGTGTCGGGGCTCGAATTTTCGGGCGAGGTCGATGCGGTGGGCGAGGGAGTCACCGGCTGGCGCGCCGGCGACGCGGTGGTCGGCGGCAATCGGTTTGGCGCGATGGCCGAATATGCGGTGGTCCCGGCCGCGGCGCTGCGTGCCAAGCCCGCGGCGCTCGGCTGGGACGAAGCGGCGGCCTATCCGGTCGCCTATCTCACCGCTTATGTCGCGCTCGTCCGCTGCGCGCGGATCGAGCCGGGCGAAACCTTGCTCGTCCATGGCGCGGCGGGCGGCGTCGGGCTGGCCGCGGTCGATCTTGGCCGGGCGCTCGGCGCGCGGGTGATCGCGGCGGCGAGCAGCGCGGCCAAGCGCGACGCGGTCGCCAGCGCCTATGCCCCCGATGCGGTGATCGCGGCCGAACCCGGTTTCCGCGAGGAAGTGAAGGCGCTGACCGGGGGCCAGGGCGCCGATGTGATCTTCGATCCCGTCGGCGGCGACATCTTCGACGAATCGACGCGCTGCATCGCGTTCGGCGGTCGCCTGCTGGTGATCGGCTTTGCGTCGGGACGCATCCCCGAGGTTTCGGTGAATAGGCCGCTGATCAAGGGCTTTTCGGTCGTCGGCGTGCGCGCGGGCGAATATGGCCGCCGCTTTCCGGCGCGCGGCGCGGAAAATGTCGCGGCGATCGACGCGCTCGCGGCGGCGGGCCGGATCCGGCCGCACGTCCACGCCGCGCTCGACCTTGCCGACTGGCGTCGGGGGTTCGCGATGCTCGAACGCCGCGAGGTGGTGGGGAAGGTCGTGCTGCGGCCGTGA
- a CDS encoding glycoside hydrolase family 108 protein → MPRPDPLTADADALIDAVIDREGRYVNHPADRGGPTCWGISEAVARAQGYDGAMRELPRTAAASIYRSVYWLRPAFDRVALRAPKIAAELFDTGVNMGTGTATGFLQRALNALNRAARDYPDIAVDRAIGPRTLSALDGLLKARGRGGETVLLRAMEALQGERYIALAERRPSQEAFLYGWLANRIGDG, encoded by the coding sequence ATGCCACGACCCGATCCGTTGACCGCCGACGCCGACGCGCTGATCGACGCCGTCATCGACCGCGAAGGCCGATATGTAAACCACCCCGCCGATCGCGGCGGCCCGACCTGCTGGGGAATCAGCGAAGCGGTCGCGCGGGCGCAGGGCTATGACGGCGCGATGCGCGAGCTGCCGCGCACTGCGGCGGCCTCCATCTATCGCAGCGTTTATTGGCTGCGCCCCGCCTTCGACCGGGTCGCGCTACGCGCCCCCAAAATCGCCGCCGAACTCTTCGACACCGGCGTCAACATGGGCACCGGCACCGCCACGGGCTTTCTCCAGCGCGCGCTCAACGCGCTCAACCGCGCCGCGCGCGATTATCCCGACATCGCGGTCGACCGCGCCATCGGTCCGCGCACCCTGTCGGCGCTCGACGGCCTGTTGAAGGCGCGCGGCCGGGGCGGCGAGACCGTGCTGCTGCGCGCGATGGAGGCGCTGCAGGGCGAACGCTACATCGCCCTCGCCGAACGCCGCCCGAGCCAGGAAGCCTTCCTCTACGGCTGGCTGGCGAACCGCATCGGCGACGGCTGA
- a CDS encoding holin family protein has protein sequence MSIIEGLIGPIAKLIDKIIPDPEARDRAKLELLKLEGSQEMDAIRTRMTAIVAEANSTDPWTSRARPSFLYVMYALLLWAIPMGLIAAARPAMARSIAEGMNAYLAGIPEPLYALFGTGYLGYTAARAWGQAKGVSG, from the coding sequence ATGAGCATCATCGAAGGCCTGATCGGCCCCATCGCCAAGCTGATCGACAAGATCATCCCCGACCCCGAAGCGCGCGACCGCGCCAAGCTCGAACTGCTCAAATTGGAGGGCAGCCAGGAAATGGACGCGATTCGGACGCGGATGACCGCGATCGTCGCCGAGGCGAACAGCACCGACCCCTGGACCAGCCGCGCGCGGCCGAGCTTCCTCTATGTCATGTATGCGCTGCTGCTGTGGGCGATCCCGATGGGCCTGATCGCCGCCGCGCGCCCCGCCATGGCAAGGAGCATCGCCGAGGGCATGAATGCCTATCTCGCGGGCATTCCCGAACCGCTCTACGCGCTCTTCGGGACCGGCTATCTCGGCTACACCGCCGCACGGGCCTGGGGACAGGCGAAAGGGGTGAGCGGCTGA
- a CDS encoding SRPBCC family protein — MKPTRKTRRTDHAERLIAAPLPDVFAAFTSAAKLARWLPPEGATGAFEHVDLRAGGGFRLRLTFDDADVETKSDDDSDRIEVQIPTLDDGRLIVWEVAFVSDDPRFSGTMAMHWYLSRQSGGTLVTIDAHHVPPGISAKDHQAGLNSSLANLATVVE, encoded by the coding sequence TTGAAACCGACCAGGAAGACGCGGCGCACCGACCATGCCGAGCGGCTGATCGCGGCGCCGCTTCCCGATGTTTTCGCGGCGTTCACCAGCGCCGCGAAGCTGGCGCGCTGGCTGCCGCCCGAGGGCGCGACCGGCGCATTCGAGCATGTCGATCTGCGAGCCGGGGGCGGCTTTCGGCTGCGGCTGACGTTCGACGATGCCGATGTCGAGACCAAGAGCGACGACGACAGCGATAGGATCGAGGTGCAGATCCCGACCCTCGACGACGGGCGGCTGATCGTCTGGGAGGTCGCGTTCGTGTCCGACGATCCGCGCTTTTCGGGGACGATGGCGATGCACTGGTATCTGTCGCGCCAGAGCGGCGGCACGCTGGTCACGATCGACGCACATCATGTGCCGCCGGGGATTTCGGCGAAGGATCATCAGGCGGGGCTGAATTCGTCGCTCGCGAATCTGGCGACGGTGGTGGAATAG
- the alaS gene encoding alanine--tRNA ligase, with translation MTSTNDLRRSFLDYFGEAGHHIEPSAPLVPYNDPTLMFVNAGMVPFKNVFTGLEKRPYSTATSSQKCVRAGGKHNDLDNVGYTARHHTFFEMLGNFSFGDYFKEQAITHAWTLLTKDWGLPAEKLTATVYHTDDEAFDLWRKISGLPEERIIRIPTSDNFWSMGDTGPCGPCSEIFYDHGDHIWGGPPGSPEEDGDRFVEIWNLVFMQYDQLPGGERVDLPRPSIDTGMGLERVAAVMQGVHDNYDTDTFKALIAASVDLTGVPAAGATQASHRVIADHLRASSFLVADGVLPSNEGRGYVLRRIMRRAMRHAHLLGAKDPLMHRLLPSLTAEMGAAYPELIRAQPLIAETLEREEAKFRQTLDKGLRLLDEATVGMGKGDTLAGEVAFKLYDTFGFPYDLTEDALRANDIAVDRAGFDAAMAQQKAAARAAWKGSGDRASDEIWFDLAEANGSTEFTGYTSTAGEATVIGLVKDGKPVDEATAGDEVVVLTNQTPFYGESGGQMGDAGTIATLEGAKAVVGDTGKPLGRLHTHQAKLEAGTLKVGDTVQLTIDAARRDRIRANHSATHLLHAALRGRLGGHVTQKGSLVAEDRFRFDFSHPKALTADEIAQVEADVNAQIRANEPVSTRLMTPDDAIAAGAMALFGEKYGDEVRVLSMGRADDHSYSVELCGGTHVRALGDIALFKIVGESAVSSGVRRIEALTGEAARQWLNGRDEALKSAAAALKTSPDEVPARVAALAEQLKKAERELADAKKALALGGAGGGASGAAAGPAVEQVGDTAFLAQVVEGLDPKELRGTVDGLKKQVGSGVAMLVAVNDGRASVAVGVTDDVAQQHSAVDLVKAAVAALGGQGGGGRPDMAQGGGPDGGAADAAVAAVKAALA, from the coding sequence ATGACCTCGACCAACGACCTTCGCCGCTCTTTCCTCGATTATTTCGGGGAGGCGGGACATCATATCGAACCTTCGGCGCCGCTGGTGCCGTATAACGACCCGACGTTGATGTTCGTCAACGCGGGCATGGTGCCGTTCAAGAATGTCTTCACGGGGCTGGAGAAGCGCCCCTACAGCACCGCGACCTCGTCGCAGAAATGCGTGCGCGCGGGCGGCAAGCACAATGATCTCGACAATGTCGGCTATACCGCGCGGCATCATACTTTCTTTGAAATGCTGGGGAATTTCTCCTTCGGCGATTATTTCAAGGAACAGGCGATCACCCACGCCTGGACGCTGCTCACCAAGGATTGGGGGCTGCCGGCGGAGAAGCTGACCGCGACGGTCTATCACACCGACGACGAAGCGTTCGACCTGTGGCGCAAGATTTCGGGGCTGCCCGAGGAGCGCATCATCCGCATCCCGACCAGCGACAATTTCTGGTCGATGGGCGACACCGGGCCGTGCGGGCCGTGCAGCGAAATCTTCTATGACCATGGCGACCATATCTGGGGCGGTCCGCCGGGATCGCCGGAGGAAGACGGCGACCGCTTCGTCGAAATCTGGAACCTGGTGTTCATGCAATATGACCAGTTGCCGGGCGGCGAGCGCGTCGACCTGCCGCGGCCGAGCATCGACACCGGCATGGGGCTGGAGCGCGTCGCGGCGGTGATGCAGGGCGTCCACGACAATTACGACACCGACACGTTCAAGGCGCTGATCGCGGCGTCGGTCGACCTGACCGGCGTTCCGGCCGCGGGGGCGACCCAGGCGAGCCACCGCGTCATCGCCGACCATCTGCGCGCGTCGAGCTTCCTCGTCGCCGATGGGGTGCTGCCGTCGAACGAAGGGCGCGGCTATGTGCTGCGCCGGATCATGCGCCGCGCGATGCGCCACGCGCACCTGCTCGGCGCCAAAGACCCGCTGATGCACCGGCTGCTGCCGTCGCTGACCGCCGAGATGGGCGCCGCCTATCCCGAGCTGATCCGCGCCCAGCCGCTGATCGCCGAGACGCTGGAGCGTGAGGAAGCCAAGTTCCGCCAGACGCTCGACAAGGGGCTGCGGCTGCTCGACGAGGCGACGGTCGGCATGGGCAAGGGCGACACGCTGGCCGGCGAGGTCGCGTTCAAGCTCTACGACACCTTTGGTTTTCCCTATGACCTGACCGAGGACGCTCTGCGGGCGAACGACATCGCGGTCGATCGCGCGGGCTTTGACGCGGCGATGGCGCAGCAGAAGGCGGCGGCGCGCGCGGCGTGGAAGGGCAGCGGCGACCGGGCGTCGGACGAAATCTGGTTCGACCTTGCCGAAGCGAACGGCAGCACCGAATTCACCGGCTACACCTCGACCGCGGGCGAGGCGACCGTCATCGGTCTGGTCAAGGACGGCAAGCCGGTCGACGAAGCCACGGCGGGCGACGAGGTCGTCGTGCTGACCAACCAGACGCCCTTTTATGGCGAGAGCGGCGGTCAGATGGGCGATGCGGGGACGATCGCGACGCTGGAGGGCGCGAAGGCGGTCGTCGGCGACACCGGCAAGCCGCTCGGGCGCCTGCACACGCATCAGGCGAAGCTCGAGGCCGGAACGCTGAAGGTCGGCGATACGGTGCAGCTCACCATCGACGCCGCGCGGCGCGACCGGATTCGCGCCAACCACAGCGCGACGCATTTGCTCCACGCGGCGCTGCGGGGCCGGCTCGGCGGCCATGTGACGCAGAAGGGCAGCCTGGTTGCCGAGGACCGTTTCCGCTTCGACTTTTCGCACCCCAAGGCGCTGACCGCGGACGAGATCGCGCAGGTCGAGGCCGATGTGAACGCGCAGATTCGTGCCAACGAGCCGGTATCGACGCGGCTGATGACTCCCGACGACGCGATCGCGGCGGGCGCGATGGCGCTGTTCGGGGAGAAATATGGCGACGAGGTGCGCGTGCTCAGCATGGGGCGTGCCGACGACCATAGCTATTCGGTCGAGCTGTGCGGCGGGACGCATGTCCGCGCGCTTGGCGATATCGCCTTGTTCAAGATCGTCGGCGAAAGCGCGGTCTCGTCGGGCGTGCGGCGCATCGAGGCGCTGACCGGCGAGGCGGCGCGCCAATGGCTGAACGGCCGCGACGAGGCGCTGAAGAGCGCGGCGGCGGCGCTCAAGACTTCGCCCGACGAGGTGCCGGCGCGGGTCGCCGCGCTCGCCGAGCAGCTCAAAAAGGCCGAGCGCGAGCTTGCGGACGCGAAAAAGGCGCTGGCGCTTGGTGGTGCTGGGGGTGGCGCGAGCGGCGCGGCGGCCGGACCGGCAGTGGAGCAGGTCGGCGACACGGCGTTCCTCGCGCAGGTCGTCGAAGGGCTCGACCCCAAGGAATTGCGCGGCACCGTCGATGGCCTGAAAAAGCAGGTCGGCAGCGGGGTCGCGATGCTCGTCGCGGTCAACGACGGGCGCGCGTCGGTCGCGGTCGGCGTGACCGACGATGTCGCCCAGCAGCATAGTGCGGTCGACCTCGTCAAGGCGGCGGTCGCGGCGCTTGGCGGGCAGGGCGGCGGCGGGCGGCCCGACATGGCGCAGGGCGGCGGGCCTGACGGCGGCGCGGCCGATGCGGCGGTCGCGGCGGTCAAAGCCGCGCTCGCTTGA